Proteins from a single region of Nerophis ophidion isolate RoL-2023_Sa linkage group LG08, RoL_Noph_v1.0, whole genome shotgun sequence:
- the dhrs7cb gene encoding dehydrogenase/reductase (SDR family) member 7Cb — MALPSVMILPLLIVVAAGVYYIYNEVMHYMAKSLVRNKVVVITDAVSGVGNECAHLFHKGGARLILCGTNWDKLESLYDSLTNDADPSETFAPKLIILDFSDMESMEDVVAEVVDCYGCVDVLICNSSMKLKAPVQSVSLELDKNIMDANYFGPTTLTKGILPTMIPRRSGQIILVNSIQGRLAVPFRSSYAASKHAAQAFFDCLRAEVEEYGITVSTISHTFIDAAALQAPESPSPKPNSFAAFVAGQLTHGVRPSVLANEIMRTVNRKRKEVVLAHPIPRVALYLRSLLPSFLFAVLAAGVKDSVVAEQMQ, encoded by the exons ATGGCACTCCCGTCAGTGATGATATTGCCCCTGCTGATTGTTGTGGCGGCAGGGGTGTATTACATCTACAATGAGGTCATGCATTACATGGCCAAGTCCCTGGTGCGAAACAAGGTGGTGGTCATCACTGATGCTGTGTCCGGTGTGGGAAATG AGTGTGCTCATCTCTTCCATAAGGGCGGAGCGAGGCTCATCCTGTGTGGGACTAACTGGGATAAGCTGGAGTCTTTGTATGACTCTTTAACAAATGATGCAGACCCAAGTGAG ACATTTGCCCCCAAACTGATAATCCTGGACTTCAGTGACATGGAAAGCATGGAGGATGTGGTGGCAGAGGTGGTGGACTGTTACGGTTGTGTGGATGTGTTAATTTGTAACAGCAGCATGAAGCTCAAGGCTCCAGTGCAGAGTGTCTCTCTGGAACTGGACAAAAACATCATGGACGCCAACTACTTTGGTCCGACCACATTGACAAAAG GGATTCTTCCAACGATGATTCCGAGGAGATCAGGGCAAATTATTCTGGTCAACAGCATCCAAGGCAGACTGGCTGTGCCTTTCAGAAGTTCAT ATGCAGCCTCCAAACATGCAGCACAGGCCTTCTTCGACTGCCTCCGGGCAGAGGTGGAGGAGTACGGGATCACCGTGAGCACCATCAGTCACACTTTCATCGACGCAGCAGCTCTGCAGGCTCCTGAGTCGCCCTCCCCCAAACCAAACAGCTTTGCTGCAT TCGTTGCCGGCCAGCTGACTCATGGGGTGCGTCCGTCCGTCCTGGCCAATGAGATTATGCGAACAGTGAACAGGAAGAGGAAGGAGGTTGTGCTGGCCCACCCCATCCCCAGGGTGGCCCTCTACCTCCGATCCCTCCTACCCTCTTTCCTCTTTGCTGTGCTGGCTGCTGGAGTCAAGGACTCTGTTGTGGCCGAGCAGATGCAGTAG